The region gatgatgatgatgatgggatGGTAAATGATATTATTGGCCCCAAGCTTCTATGCCTAATCCAACCCGGCATCTCCTCAGCCTCATACAACATGCTAAATATTCCAAATTCATAAAACATCATCTGCCAAATACAAACCACCATAATAATTACATTATATGTcttcacataaacatatatagaAGTTAAGTTAACTAGACAAAACCTGGATTTCAGATTCTGAAGAATTAGTTCCCACACGCCTTTCGTTGAGGAAGTCTAAATTAATCCAGCCCAAACTACGTAATACcttttcttcaacaatcatcatTGTTTGGATTTTGATCACACCTTCAATTCCGTAATCCTTCAACCCAAGTGAAGATGTCCAGTCTAACGGGTCTATTGATAACTGGAGTGGGGACATTTCTGGATCAAATACAACTTTCTCTATAGGATACCCATAAGCAACGTCAAGAAACAACTGTTTTAGTGTACGTGGAGGATACTCGACTGACTTCAAATTTTTACACATCTCCATACTAAGTATCTCAAGTCTAGGAAGGGTTCTCACACAACTAGGCATGGAATTGATAGGATTGTCATCTAAATATAATTCCTTTAACATGGATAGGCAACTAAAGTCCACGGGAAAGGAGTCATGAGATATATTATTATTTGCAAGTGACAACCTTACTAAAGACTTCGGTAAAGACATTGCAGAGGACTTCAAATCACGTGGTATAGAACCCACAAAGGCTGTGTTGATGCCAATGTTTGTAACCGTGCACATTTCCACTGAATCCACATCCATATTCTTGATTCGAGATTCAACAAGATTACAACCATCTAGCAACATTGTTTTAACCTTCTCTAAAATGTCTATATTTCTTGGAAGTTTTTCAAGCTTCGTGCAGTAACTCAGATCGATGAAGATAAGCTCAACACATTGCCCAATTGATTCACAAACATCAACCAAACCAATGCAGTTCCTAAGTATTAACCTCTCAAGTGCAGGGAGTTGGTCAAAGTCACCAACACTATGAAGTTGTTTGCAAAAACTTAAAATAAGAATCTTCAGTGAACCAAACAACCTTTTCTCTTTTAAGCACGATCCATCCACCTACAGAAATGGAAATAAGTTAGTATAGTATTGAATTTCATCAACTCACATACATGAATAATAAATGAAGACAACTTTACCCTTTGCCTCTTCTCAAGTCGTTGTGGATTACTATAACAACCGACAAATGATTCAATATTGCTATATGACATATCAAGAGCAACAAGATTCTCTATAGGTAAGTTTAAAGGTATAGACTTTGAATGAAACCCATGCATACATAACCATCTTATTTCTTCTGGAAAGTTCTCATAAGACCCATGCATTTGCACATAATTGAGTTGTAGTATCATAAGATTATCCATGTTACTCAAGGCATCCGTCTTCAGCTCAAATGATCCTCTCAACTTCTCTTTCTCAAGCATGTGCATGTCAAGGGAAAGGCCTAGAAGATTTCCCTTACCCTAAGAAGAAACAGAATGCAAACAAACAAATTAGGCAATGCAAATGTTTTCTTGGACATGCACACTACTAAAAGCATACATGGCCTCATACCTTTTTTTGTTTCAACACCTTGAATGACTCCTTATGACACCATAATCGACTTCGCTTCCATGGCTTATCAGGTGATTCTTGATGTACTTCGAATCTTCCCATCTCTTGAACCAACTGATGCATCTTCAATTCATTATTCGATCCAATACTAAGAAGACATCTATCAATGAGATTCGTGATTCCGGATCTTGTGTTTATATCACATGCCTCTAATATTGTTTCGCTAACATCTCTATACATTCCAACAAAAAAACAAGCAATATGCTTAAACAATTCCTTATCATTTTTGGATGGCAAAGAGCTGAAGCTCATTTTTATGACATTATTTACAGGGGAGCTAATTTCTTTCTTTAGCCCTTCCATGTACCCTTCCCAGTACGTCACATCTCGATTATGCAGAGACTTACCCAAAACTTCAAGAGCCAATGGATGTCCTTGACAATAATCCACAAGCTTATCTGAAACCTCTTCATAACCTTCCTTGGGATGGTCACACATGAATGCATGGGAACACAAAAGTTGTTGTGATTCAATCTTATCTAAGCCTTCAAGGAAGTGTTTTACATGCTTGGGTTTAATGTTTGTTTTGAATAGTGCACAACTCTCTGTCAACCATCTGTCCTTTGTCGTTATTATAACTTTGCTTCCTGAATGAAAACCTTTGCTTCCAAGTAATGCGTCCAACTGATCAATACTATTGATATCATCAAGAACAAGAAACACCCTTTTACGAGCTACTACATTCTCTATCATTGATGTGTATTTTGAAACATCATAAACTTGAACTGGACTTGTTTTTGAAATGTCACCGCAAAGTTGTTTTTGTATATCAAGCAGCCCATTATACTTTCCATCACATCTCCTACCAATATCTTCAATAAAGCTGCTTGTTTGGAACTCATGACAATATAACCCAAAGACATGTTTGGCTAAAGATGTCTTCCCGATCCCGCCTATACCCGAAATAGTGAGTATGTCTGACGTAAGTGAGGATACATCTGTCAACCATGAAGTGATGAAGTTAATGGAAGAC is a window of Lactuca sativa cultivar Salinas chromosome 1, Lsat_Salinas_v11, whole genome shotgun sequence DNA encoding:
- the LOC111893552 gene encoding disease resistance protein RPV1 isoform X1; the protein is MVVLSELPEASSSTHGHSPSTCGPSSSTDGYRYDVFLSFRGVDTRLSFTNYLYEALIDANINTFLDDEEIETGEDLKPELESAIKASRASIIVLSKNYASSTWCLDELVLILEQRITSNHIVIPIFYHVEPTHVRKQQSSFGEAMTKHKQKMDEETDENKRSQWGQKIERWNKALIQVANLKGNDINGRFETEFIEEIVKDIYRRLRVPLLQSFQPLLIGMKSSINFITSWLTDVSSLTSDILTISGIGGIGKTSLAKHVFGLYCHEFQTSSFIEDIGRRCDGKYNGLLDIQKQLCGDISKTSPVQVYDVSKYTSMIENVVARKRVFLVLDDINSIDQLDALLGSKGFHSGSKVIITTKDRWLTESCALFKTNIKPKHVKHFLEGLDKIESQQLLCSHAFMCDHPKEGYEEVSDKLVDYCQGHPLALEVLGKSLHNRDVTYWEGYMEGLKKEISSPVNNVIKMSFSSLPSKNDKELFKHIACFFVGMYRDVSETILEACDINTRSGITNLIDRCLLSIGSNNELKMHQLVQEMGRFEVHQESPDKPWKRSRLWCHKESFKVLKQKKGKGNLLGLSLDMHMLEKEKLRGSFELKTDALSNMDNLMILQLNYVQMHGSYENFPEEIRWLCMHGFHSKSIPLNLPIENLVALDMSYSNIESFVGCYSNPQRLEKRQRVDGSCLKEKRLFGSLKILILSFCKQLHSVGDFDQLPALERLILRNCIGLVDVCESIGQCVELIFIDLSYCTKLEKLPRNIDILEKVKTMLLDGCNLVESRIKNMDVDSVEMCTVTNIGINTAFVGSIPRDLKSSAMSLPKSLVRLSLANNNISHDSFPVDFSCLSMLKELYLDDNPINSMPSCVRTLPRLEILSMEMCKNLKSVEYPPRTLKQLFLDVAYGYPIEKVVFDPEMSPLQLSIDPLDWTSSLGLKDYGIEGVIKIQTMMIVEEKVLRSLGWINLDFLNERRVGTNSSESEIQMMFYEFGIFSMLYEAEEMPGWIRHRSLGPIISFTIPSSSSSSSSSSSPNNLLTGLNFCSLHTLNLLDEELDLSDDDLLPWTPMMTISNITKKRTWIYERYVDRFSETLNCWVILSHWMFGKNEMEVGDHITITVTPQRHELLMKDEVIKECGVSFVYENGEKKDEEEEVLGYYKSWNHIIGGDLSPFQTTTGQYILCNRRFYDSGIRLWPYHRKFVQDDPDFQAQKEKCWFRALSPRKLDILGRACESYNLAMDACLRKTTSKHSSGRYDGA
- the LOC111893552 gene encoding disease resistance protein RPV1 isoform X2, with the translated sequence MVVLSELPEASSSTHGHSPSTCGPSSSTDGYRYDVFLSFRGVDTRLSFTNYLYEALIDANINTFLDDEEIETGEDLKPELESAIKASRASIIVLSKNYASSTWCLDELVLILEQRITSNHIVIPIFYHVEPTHVRKQQSSFGEAMTKHKQKMDEETDENKRSQWGQKIERWNKALIQVANLKGNDINGRFETEFIEEIVKDIYRRLRVPLLQSFQPLLIGMKSSINFITSWLTDVSSLTSDILTISGIGGIGKTSLAKHVFGLYCHEFQTSSFIEDIGRRCDGKYNGLLDIQKQLCGDISKTSPVQVYDVSKYTSMIENVVARKRVFLVLDDINSIDQLDALLGSKGFHSGSKVIITTKDRWLTESCALFKTNIKPKHVKHFLEGLDKIESQQLLCSHAFMCDHPKEGYEEVSDKLVDYCQGHPLALEVLGKSLHNRDVTYWEGYMEGLKKEISSPVNNVIKMSFSSLPSKNDKELFKHIACFFVGMYRDVSETILEACDINTRSGITNLIDRCLLSIGSNNELKMHQLVQEMGRFEVHQESPDKPWKRSRLWCHKESFKVLKQKKGKGNLLGLSLDMHMLEKEKLRGSFELKTDALSNMDNLMILQLNYVQMHGSYENFPEEIRWLCMHGFHSKSIPLNLPIENLVALDMSYSNIESFVGCYSNPQRLEKRQRVDGSCLKEKRLFGSLKILILSFCKQLHSVGDFDQLPALERLILRNCIGLVDVCESIGQCVELIFIDLSYCTKLEKLPRNIDILEKVKTMLLDGCNLVESRIKNMDVDSVEMCTVTNIGINTAFVGSIPRDLKSSAMSLPKSLVRLSLANNNISHDSFPVDFSCLSMLKELYLDDNPINSMPSCVRTLPRLEILSMEMCKNLKSVEYPPRTLKQLFLDVAYGYPIEKVVFDPEMSPLQLSIDPLDWTSSLGLKDYGIEGVIKIQTMMIVEEKVLRSLGWINLDFLNERRVGTNSSESEIQMMFYEFGIFSMLYEAEEMPGWIRHRSLGPIISFTIPSSSSSSSSSSSPNNLLTGLNFCSLHTLNLLDEELDLSDDDLLPWTPMMTISNITKKRTWIYERYVDRFSETLNCWVILSHWMFGKNEMEVGDHITITVTPQRHELLMKDEVIKECGVSFVYENGEKKDEEEEVLGYYKSWNHIIGGDLSPFQTTTGQYILCNRRFYDSGIRLWPYHRKFVQDDPDFQAQKEKCWFRALSPRKLDILGRACEGKEESSGSRP